In Boudabousia tangfeifanii, the DNA window CGTGGTTCTTTCATTATTGAACCAGGCTCTGAAGTTTACGAAGGGCAAGTCGTAGGCGAGAACCCTCGCGGCGAAGATATGGATGTCAATATCTGTCGTGAAAAGAAGCAGACGAATATGCGCTCTGCAACTGCGGAACAGTTTGAAAACTTGATTCCTCCGCGAAAACTAACTTTGGAAGAATCTCTAGAGTTTGCTGCTGAAGACGAATGTGTTGAAGTAACTCCAGAATCGGTAAGAATCCGAAAGGTTGTGCTCTCGACTCAAGATCGTTTCAAGATCGCTGCCAAGGAACGCCGAGCAAACAAAGCCCAGTAGACATTTGCGATCATTCACTTAAGGAGAACTGGAGGAAATCGCTCTATGCCAAAAGATTCCCCTAAAGGGACAAGCACTAGCAATAAGAACACCAGTATTCAGGGGACTGACAAACAGTCGAAAGAAGCCAGATCTGGCTGGAGTAGACTCGTCCTGCCTATTGGAATTGTGTCGATTTGTGCGCTTTCTTATTTAGGAGTGGCTTGGGCGGTTTCCGACAAGATTCCTGCTGGGATTTCTGTTTTTGGTCTCTCATTGGGCAATGAGAAGGCAGATGATGCGATTGCTCAGTTGGAGGCAAAGGCGCAAGAACGTGAACAACAGGAAATTACTGTTACCGCAGGTGAAAAAGAAGCAAAAACTACTGCGCAAAAGTTGGGGATTTCGATTGATGCTCGTGAGACCTTAGCTGAATTGACTGGTTTTTCTCTAAATCCCCGTCGAATTTGGCAGCATTTTGCTAACCATCCCGTGGCAGAGTTGGCAGTGAAAACTGACCAAGAAAAACAAAATGCTGAGTTAAAAAATATTGCAAACGCGCTAAATACAGACGTAGAGAATGCAAACCTCAGTTTTGCTCAAACTGAAGTAAATGTGTCACCTGCGGTTTCTGGAATTCAAGTTGACGAAGCTAAGACATTTCAAAAGATCCTAGTAGCTTGGCAACAAGATGAACTGACCGTAGCAGCAGATTATTCGGAAGTCGGGCCGAAGATTACTACCGAGCAGGCTGAGGATGAAAAAAATAAATTGGCCCAACCCATCGTTGCTGGAAATGTTCAGCTAAAACTACCTGAAGGCACTTTAGAGGTAGAGCCTACTTTAATCACAGCGAACACTACTTTCGATAACTCCGGTGACAAGTTGGTTATGAACACCAATTGGGAAGAAATAGCAAAGACTCTTCGTCAATCACATCAAAATCTATTGCCAGAGCCAGTTTCTGCAAGTTTCGCTTTTGACGGCGGCGTGCCTAAGGTAGTGCCGGGCAAAGTGGGAAAAACTATTATTCCCCAAGAACTGCAAAAATCAATGGAAACAGCTTGGCTCAGTGCAAACCGACAAGCTGATTTGACAGTGACTGAACAAACTCCAGAATTTGATGACCAGGCTGCTAGTGGAATGGGAGTGAAAGAAGTAGTAGGGGAGTTCACTACCCCGTACTATTCTGAACCTGGAAGAGACCAGAACCTACGCCGTGGGATGACGCAGATTACTGGAAAGCTGATCAAACCGGGAGAAACCTTTTCGCTAGAAAAAGCGCTTGGAGATATTTCTGAAGCTAACGGTTACGCCAATGCTGGGGTTATTTCCGATGGTATGCACATTGATGCCATGGGCGGTGGGTTGTCTCAAGTTTGTGTAACTACGCTCAATGCGGCATTTTTTGCTGGTCTAGATATCGTTGAACATAAGCCTCATTCTAAGTACTTCCGTCGTTATCCAGCGGGTCGTGAATGTACCCTTTGGACGGGAACTCACGATTTGAAGGTGAAAAATAATACTCCCCACGGGGTAGTTTTATGGGGGCAGGCTGAGGGCGGAAAAATGACCGTGAAGGCTTGGTCTACCAAGTACTGGGAGGTTAAAGAATCTACCAGTGATCATCGAAATATTGTGAAACCGAAGACAGAATATCGGCTAGATAGAAATTGCGAACCATCTGGAGCTGGTAATGCTGGTTTCACAGTAAGAGTTACTCGTGAGATTACCCATGATGGTAAGCCTGGGGAACCAATCGATTGGACTTGGACGTACCAGCCTGATAATCGAATTGTTTGTGGACCAAGGCCAAAACCGAAGCCAAAAAAGAAACAGACTGTGAATAAAGAAAAGTCGGCGCAATCAAAAAACAAAGATGCGAAGGCAAAATCAGACAAATCTAAGAAGTAAATTCTTATAGTCATTGTTTAGTTTTTCCTTGAGTTTTGGCTAAATCTGATAACTCACAGTGAAAAAGGTATTTTTTGTGTGGCATGACTTGTATGATGTTCACAGAAAACTTATGGAGGAATCATGACCTATGTAATCGCACAACCCTGTGTTGATGTTAAAGACCGTGCTTGTGTCGCAGAGTGCCCCGTGGACTGTATTTATGAAGGGGAACGTACCCTTTATATTCATCCAGATGAGTGTGTAGACTGCGGCGCCTGCGAACCTGTTTGCCCCACGGAAGCTATTTATTATGAGGATGATCTTCCTGAGCAGTGGAGCGATTACTATCGGGCAAATGTTGATTTCTTTAAGGACCTAGGCTCTCCTGGCGGCGCCTTCAATACGGGTGTGTTAGATTTTGACGATCCCATGATCGCAGCCTTGCCGCCGCAGAATGAGGAGTATCGAGCAGAGCATGGTTTGGAATAGGAATTGCCTTGAATCTAGATACTTTTAAACTTCCTAGTTTTCCATGGGATTCCCTAACTCCTTACAAGGAATTAGCCGCGAAGCATCCTCAGGGATTAGTTAATCTTTCAGTAGGCTCGCCGGTCGACGATACTCCAAAGTCGGTTCAGCAAGCTTTGATTGGGGCGGCAAATTCGCCGAGCTATCCTACAGTGGTGGGTACCAGCCAGCTACAAAATGCGATTCGTAAGCACTTGGGTAGCCGTGGACTCAAATTTGCCGAGGGCGATTTGGTGTTGCCGACCATCGGTTCTAAGGAAGCCGTTGCTTTATTGCCTTGGCAACTTGGGGTCGAACCTGGGGATACAGTTT includes these proteins:
- a CDS encoding VanW family protein; amino-acid sequence: MPKDSPKGTSTSNKNTSIQGTDKQSKEARSGWSRLVLPIGIVSICALSYLGVAWAVSDKIPAGISVFGLSLGNEKADDAIAQLEAKAQEREQQEITVTAGEKEAKTTAQKLGISIDARETLAELTGFSLNPRRIWQHFANHPVAELAVKTDQEKQNAELKNIANALNTDVENANLSFAQTEVNVSPAVSGIQVDEAKTFQKILVAWQQDELTVAADYSEVGPKITTEQAEDEKNKLAQPIVAGNVQLKLPEGTLEVEPTLITANTTFDNSGDKLVMNTNWEEIAKTLRQSHQNLLPEPVSASFAFDGGVPKVVPGKVGKTIIPQELQKSMETAWLSANRQADLTVTEQTPEFDDQAASGMGVKEVVGEFTTPYYSEPGRDQNLRRGMTQITGKLIKPGETFSLEKALGDISEANGYANAGVISDGMHIDAMGGGLSQVCVTTLNAAFFAGLDIVEHKPHSKYFRRYPAGRECTLWTGTHDLKVKNNTPHGVVLWGQAEGGKMTVKAWSTKYWEVKESTSDHRNIVKPKTEYRLDRNCEPSGAGNAGFTVRVTREITHDGKPGEPIDWTWTYQPDNRIVCGPRPKPKPKKKQTVNKEKSAQSKNKDAKAKSDKSKK
- the fdxA gene encoding ferredoxin — encoded protein: MTYVIAQPCVDVKDRACVAECPVDCIYEGERTLYIHPDECVDCGACEPVCPTEAIYYEDDLPEQWSDYYRANVDFFKDLGSPGGAFNTGVLDFDDPMIAALPPQNEEYRAEHGLE